The following are from one region of the Tenacibaculum dicentrarchi genome:
- a CDS encoding DNA-binding protein has product MKNLKNLERLQQLHNLITNQNTGTPKELANLLQISQRSVYLLVEQLKDYNANICYSRSRKTYHYCNDFDLKVSISVSVLTNNEVTKIFGGSYFLQTNLFVAS; this is encoded by the coding sequence ATGAAAAATTTAAAAAATTTAGAACGCTTACAACAATTACATAATTTAATTACCAATCAAAATACAGGTACACCAAAAGAACTCGCTAACTTACTTCAAATAAGCCAGCGTTCTGTATATTTATTGGTAGAACAACTGAAAGATTACAATGCGAATATTTGTTATAGTAGAAGTAGAAAAACCTATCATTATTGTAATGATTTTGATTTAAAAGTATCTATTTCTGTAAGTGTATTAACAAATAATGAGGTTACTAAAATTTTTGGAGGTAGTTATTTTTTACAAACTAATTTATTCGTTGCAAGTTAA